From Salinibacterium sp. ZJ450, one genomic window encodes:
- a CDS encoding MaoC family dehydratase, which produces MTAPPTGRWFEELSVGTLVEHGVTRTVTETDNVLFTTATMNPQPLHLDAHFAAGTEFGRPLVNSMFTVALVVGLSVYELTLGTTVANLGFKEVLFPKPVFPGDTINVVTTVTDARASQSRPSAGIVTFEHRGFNQHGEVVCIATRAALMHRRPQEPMEGSQESTSP; this is translated from the coding sequence ATGACCGCGCCCCCGACCGGCCGCTGGTTCGAAGAACTGAGCGTCGGAACGCTCGTCGAGCATGGAGTGACCCGCACAGTCACCGAAACCGACAATGTGCTCTTCACGACCGCCACGATGAACCCCCAACCGCTGCACCTGGACGCCCACTTTGCGGCGGGCACCGAATTCGGCAGGCCACTCGTCAACAGCATGTTCACGGTGGCCCTCGTGGTCGGGCTGTCGGTGTACGAACTCACGCTCGGGACCACGGTTGCCAACCTCGGGTTCAAAGAGGTCCTGTTTCCCAAACCGGTCTTTCCTGGCGACACGATCAACGTCGTCACTACGGTCACCGATGCCCGCGCCTCACAATCTCGGCCGAGTGCGGGGATCGTGACATTCGAGCACCGCGGCTTCAATCAGCATGGTGAGGTGGTGTGCATAGCGACACGAGCCGCCCTCATGCACCGCCGACCGCAGGAGCCAATGGAAGGATCACAAGAAAGCACGAGCCCATGA
- a CDS encoding branched-chain amino acid ABC transporter permease, with translation MNFDAGPQLLVNGLIDGSLYALAAISFGLIFSTTKMFHFAHAISFVVGAYAAVVLAGPLPLALATVVGMIVAGLFGVLVEISIYRNLRRRHAGVLQIFLAALGVLAVGEALIWIGWGPGAQRIQGVPTEQFSWGPVGFTMVDVIVIAVSWVAVLLVLYVLHSTRVGIMVRGVAANPRLSSVVGVDPQHIFIGVFFVGSALAGLSGVLFAVGDVATPTMGLNLVLAAAIGVFIGGIGSIPGAALGGLTLGLAESIGGLFLPGYLNSIVAFGLLFAVLIFKPSGFFGRRLTLSGRGV, from the coding sequence ATGAATTTCGACGCGGGTCCACAGCTGCTGGTCAACGGCCTGATTGACGGGAGCCTCTACGCGCTTGCAGCGATCAGCTTCGGCCTGATCTTCTCCACGACAAAGATGTTCCACTTCGCACACGCCATCTCGTTCGTGGTTGGCGCCTACGCGGCAGTGGTTCTCGCCGGACCGTTGCCGCTGGCGCTTGCGACAGTGGTGGGGATGATCGTCGCAGGACTCTTCGGAGTATTGGTCGAAATCTCGATCTACCGCAATCTGCGCCGGCGTCACGCCGGAGTGCTGCAGATCTTCCTCGCAGCCCTGGGAGTTCTCGCGGTGGGTGAGGCCTTGATCTGGATCGGCTGGGGGCCTGGTGCCCAGCGGATCCAAGGGGTTCCGACGGAGCAGTTCTCCTGGGGTCCGGTGGGATTCACCATGGTCGATGTCATCGTCATCGCGGTGTCGTGGGTCGCGGTGTTGCTCGTGCTCTACGTGCTGCACAGCACTCGTGTCGGAATTATGGTGCGAGGAGTAGCCGCCAATCCACGGCTGTCCTCCGTGGTGGGGGTGGACCCGCAGCACATCTTCATCGGCGTCTTCTTTGTCGGGTCCGCCCTCGCCGGCCTCTCCGGCGTCCTGTTCGCGGTCGGCGATGTCGCGACCCCGACGATGGGGCTGAACCTGGTGCTCGCGGCGGCGATCGGCGTCTTCATCGGCGGGATCGGCAGCATCCCGGGTGCTGCGCTCGGTGGGCTCACGCTCGGTCTCGCCGAGAGTATCGGTGGCCTCTTCCTACCCGGCTACCTCAACTCGATCGTGGCCTTCGGGTTGCTTTTCGCGGTATTGATCTTCAAACCCAGCGGCTTCTTCGGGCGTCGACTCACACTCTCGGGAAGAGGAGTTTGA
- a CDS encoding ABC transporter substrate-binding protein yields the protein MHKAKKRIAVALVAAFSITTLAACGASGGDSAAGSGDDTIKIGVLTALSGPSAIYGDAITQGARLAAEEINAEGGVEGFRFELIEEDHANNPDSAVTAAQKMLTVDRAHALLSSFTAPTLAVRPMACEREIPVLNGGAIGADLIGQECLYNTVANTATMYPLLMDYAVDELDASKVAVIAWNDEAGGAVNTEATSSCKRLGCEVVAQESHDVGATDLSVQLARIKSAKPDMLVVGSWGDDLGYIISGAHKIGLDIPIVGSDYTPNVLTITGPEAIKSYSAILDRFDPSVGGPHTGEFVEAYKAKFDEEPTQFAANYYEHVKYVYADAVRRAVKDGKNPTESGVLLASIEALVADSHEFKSLYGESMIIRDDGTVAKPVSIYRVEDGVLAPIAEFAGSK from the coding sequence ATGCATAAAGCAAAGAAGCGAATTGCGGTGGCATTGGTTGCCGCGTTCTCGATTACGACGCTGGCGGCCTGTGGCGCGTCCGGCGGTGATTCCGCTGCTGGTTCGGGCGACGACACCATCAAGATCGGCGTGCTCACTGCGCTGAGCGGACCGTCGGCGATCTACGGCGACGCGATCACCCAGGGTGCCCGGCTGGCGGCAGAAGAGATCAACGCGGAGGGTGGCGTCGAGGGATTCCGCTTCGAGCTCATCGAAGAAGACCACGCCAACAACCCGGACAGCGCTGTCACGGCAGCCCAGAAGATGCTGACGGTCGACCGGGCCCACGCCCTCTTGAGCTCGTTCACCGCCCCCACCCTCGCGGTGCGACCCATGGCGTGCGAGCGTGAGATCCCTGTTCTCAACGGTGGTGCGATCGGTGCTGACCTCATCGGGCAAGAGTGCCTGTACAACACCGTTGCCAACACCGCGACGATGTACCCCCTCCTGATGGACTACGCCGTTGACGAGCTGGATGCCTCCAAGGTCGCCGTCATCGCCTGGAACGACGAAGCCGGTGGTGCCGTCAATACGGAGGCCACGTCAAGTTGCAAGAGGCTCGGCTGTGAGGTCGTCGCCCAGGAGAGTCACGACGTCGGCGCGACGGACCTGAGTGTGCAGCTGGCACGGATCAAGTCGGCGAAGCCCGACATGCTCGTTGTCGGCTCATGGGGGGACGACCTGGGCTACATCATCAGTGGTGCCCACAAGATCGGTCTGGACATTCCCATCGTTGGCAGCGACTACACGCCCAATGTCCTGACGATCACAGGCCCTGAGGCGATCAAGTCGTACAGCGCGATTCTGGACCGATTCGACCCGAGCGTCGGTGGCCCGCACACGGGGGAGTTCGTCGAGGCGTACAAGGCGAAGTTCGATGAGGAGCCCACGCAGTTCGCAGCCAACTACTACGAGCACGTGAAGTATGTCTATGCGGACGCCGTGCGGCGGGCCGTGAAGGATGGGAAGAATCCCACAGAATCAGGTGTGCTGCTTGCCAGTATCGAAGCGCTCGTAGCCGACTCACACGAGTTCAAGAGCCTCTACGGAGAGTCCATGATCATCAGGGATGACGGCACGGTGGCCAAGCCTGTCTCCATCTACCGCGTCGAGGATGGCGTGCTCGCGCCGATCGCGGAATTTGCTGGGTCGAAGTAG
- a CDS encoding TIGR03619 family F420-dependent LLM class oxidoreductase: MKYGVMAPQMGWNASAAACRDVAQAAEDLGYDSVWTADHVAMPATYESEYPFNEVGKFPVPGARPFYEVFTTLGYLSAVTQRVQLGISVCIVPYRHPSLLAKSIATVDQLSEGRFIFGAGVGWLAEEFDALGMSYRTRGKDTDEALRLLELALGEEQPVTFKGERYEIEDIYFAPGTWQGRHVPIWVGGVKPPALRRTGNAGDGWFPHMFGASPEMMRASMDTIASHAEAAGRPTPSTTALFIPLELVERTIDPDVPAWEKRLLSVSPDDLTQVLRQYEALGVDNVLFTMGGTTDSKLESMQRIAAEVFPAMAGLAVRR; encoded by the coding sequence GTGAAATACGGAGTAATGGCACCGCAGATGGGATGGAACGCCAGCGCAGCAGCGTGCCGCGATGTGGCGCAAGCAGCGGAGGATCTCGGGTACGACTCGGTCTGGACTGCGGACCATGTCGCAATGCCGGCCACCTATGAGTCTGAGTATCCCTTCAATGAAGTTGGGAAATTCCCTGTCCCTGGGGCGAGGCCGTTCTACGAGGTGTTCACCACCCTGGGGTATCTCTCGGCCGTGACTCAGCGTGTGCAGCTTGGCATCTCCGTGTGCATCGTTCCGTACCGGCATCCGTCTCTGCTGGCGAAATCCATTGCGACTGTGGATCAGCTCTCGGAGGGACGATTCATATTTGGCGCTGGCGTGGGATGGCTCGCCGAGGAGTTCGACGCACTGGGAATGAGTTATCGCACGCGTGGCAAGGACACAGACGAGGCGTTGCGGCTACTCGAACTCGCCCTCGGCGAGGAGCAGCCGGTGACGTTCAAGGGCGAGCGCTATGAGATCGAAGACATCTACTTCGCGCCGGGAACATGGCAGGGGCGGCACGTTCCGATCTGGGTCGGCGGGGTGAAACCTCCGGCTCTGCGTCGGACCGGGAATGCGGGTGACGGCTGGTTCCCGCACATGTTCGGTGCATCACCGGAGATGATGAGGGCTTCGATGGACACCATCGCCTCGCACGCCGAGGCTGCGGGCCGCCCAACACCGTCAACGACGGCCCTGTTCATCCCGCTCGAGCTCGTCGAGCGGACCATCGATCCGGACGTCCCTGCCTGGGAGAAGCGTTTGCTCTCGGTATCCCCCGATGACCTGACTCAGGTGCTGCGCCAGTATGAGGCGCTGGGCGTCGACAACGTCCTGTTCACTATGGGCGGGACAACGGATAGCAAGCTCGAGAGTATGCAGCGAATCGCGGCTGAAGTATTTCCCGCCATGGCCGGGCTAGCAGTGCGGCGCTGA
- a CDS encoding phenylacetate--CoA ligase family protein, with the protein MLTPYREGILDACEVLDVKERKRWTLEHLRGQLVSVGKRSDFHRARFESAGFDPASMNSLDDLRALPLMGKAEHQASLEDAPPLGTNLAVPTEDVVRVHFSSGTTGPPTPVAWTALDLERWADLYARGAYAFGVRHTDIYHSLVGFAWFVGGLGTHAGFERVGAMSIPGGNADSLRQLETIKRFGATFTVVTPSFAVHLARVAQENGMQTRDLPITGMVIVGEPGGSIPATRKLIEDMWDAKVYDAYGSLEFQPIAWECTARNGLHLFEDYAYAEVVDAATLEPLPDGEPGLLVLTHLDKQAHPFVRWSTGDVVAMERSVCECGRTTSRLVGGVRGRVDDMLVVRGINVFPSAVEEIVRAHPRCTGEYVIIVDDSVRDAETGHLNAIGVQVEIAPGDQDDASSAAEVGEELADQLKQRLSIRALIDPVAAGSLPATSHKSQRLIRR; encoded by the coding sequence ATGCTGACGCCATACCGAGAGGGCATCCTCGATGCGTGCGAGGTGCTCGATGTGAAGGAGCGAAAACGCTGGACGTTGGAGCACCTCCGTGGACAACTTGTTTCGGTGGGCAAGCGAAGCGATTTTCACCGTGCCCGCTTCGAGAGCGCCGGTTTCGATCCTGCTTCGATGAACTCGCTCGACGACCTCCGGGCGCTCCCTCTCATGGGCAAAGCGGAGCACCAGGCGAGCCTGGAGGATGCACCGCCCCTGGGAACCAACCTCGCGGTGCCGACAGAGGATGTCGTCCGAGTGCACTTCTCCTCAGGAACGACCGGCCCTCCGACTCCCGTCGCGTGGACCGCGCTGGACCTGGAGCGGTGGGCCGACCTCTACGCACGCGGGGCCTATGCCTTCGGTGTGCGGCACACGGACATCTATCACTCGCTGGTCGGCTTTGCATGGTTTGTCGGGGGCCTTGGGACCCATGCCGGTTTTGAGCGCGTCGGTGCCATGAGCATTCCCGGTGGCAACGCCGACTCACTGCGCCAGCTTGAGACAATCAAGCGGTTCGGTGCCACGTTCACCGTGGTGACACCGTCGTTCGCGGTCCACCTGGCGCGTGTCGCCCAAGAGAACGGCATGCAGACGAGGGACCTGCCCATCACTGGCATGGTGATTGTCGGGGAGCCGGGCGGCAGTATTCCCGCGACACGGAAACTCATCGAAGACATGTGGGATGCGAAGGTCTATGACGCCTACGGCAGCCTGGAATTCCAACCCATTGCCTGGGAGTGCACCGCGCGCAACGGCCTTCACCTCTTTGAGGACTACGCCTACGCGGAAGTCGTGGATGCCGCGACCCTGGAACCACTACCAGACGGGGAGCCCGGGCTTCTCGTTCTCACCCATCTCGACAAGCAAGCTCATCCTTTCGTTCGCTGGTCCACCGGTGACGTCGTCGCGATGGAGCGTTCCGTCTGCGAGTGTGGTCGCACCACGTCCAGACTTGTCGGCGGTGTGCGCGGTCGGGTCGACGACATGCTTGTCGTGCGTGGAATCAATGTGTTCCCCAGCGCAGTCGAAGAGATCGTTCGCGCACACCCAAGATGCACGGGCGAGTACGTGATAATCGTCGACGATTCGGTTCGGGATGCTGAAACCGGTCACTTGAACGCGATAGGCGTCCAGGTCGAGATCGCTCCTGGTGACCAGGATGACGCCAGTTCTGCTGCTGAGGTCGGCGAGGAGTTGGCTGACCAGCTGAAGCAGCGGCTGAGCATACGTGCGCTCATCGATCCGGTCGCAGCCGGCAGCCTCCCGGCGACGAGCCACAAGTCTCAACGCCTGATTCGTCGTTGA
- a CDS encoding thiolase family protein produces the protein MTTWVVDGLRSPHGKYGGTLRDVPMTDLAVQTTQLLLQRVGIDPAVIDEVVLSCRHQAGNGPNPARTIAVKSGLAESTPAHTVNMACASGLKAVWAAQQAIAAGDADIVLVSAADSMSSMPYYGSYKLRWEGAKPRDITLKDGWRDGEDPLSGLSMGLTAENVAAKYGISRAAQDEWAARSHQRAEEAWAAGSFGDEVVTIDTASGAFSRDETVRPGTTVEKLSRLAAAFREDGTVTAGNASQMGDAAASILLASTDAVKRFGLRPRAALRSVAAVGVDPKQMGVGPVEAIPKALARAGISLSDVDLFEINEAFAAQIVQNVRALGLDEERVNRNGGGIALGHPTGETGGRLIATLLRQLEETDSRYAVASMCVGGGQGAAAVLERVPR, from the coding sequence ATGACGACCTGGGTTGTAGACGGACTTCGCTCCCCGCACGGCAAGTACGGCGGCACGCTGCGCGATGTGCCGATGACAGATCTCGCGGTGCAGACCACGCAACTCCTGCTCCAACGTGTGGGAATCGATCCTGCCGTGATTGACGAGGTCGTACTGTCCTGTCGGCACCAAGCAGGCAACGGCCCCAACCCTGCGCGCACGATCGCGGTGAAGAGCGGGTTGGCGGAGTCGACTCCCGCGCACACCGTTAACATGGCGTGTGCCTCGGGACTGAAGGCTGTGTGGGCGGCCCAGCAGGCCATCGCTGCCGGGGATGCCGACATCGTGCTGGTGTCGGCGGCTGACTCGATGAGCTCCATGCCGTATTACGGCTCTTACAAGCTGCGCTGGGAAGGCGCGAAGCCCCGAGATATCACGCTCAAGGATGGTTGGCGAGACGGCGAGGACCCGTTGAGCGGACTGTCAATGGGACTCACGGCAGAGAACGTTGCTGCAAAGTACGGCATCAGCCGCGCCGCGCAGGACGAGTGGGCGGCCCGTAGTCATCAGCGTGCCGAAGAAGCATGGGCGGCCGGGAGCTTCGGTGATGAAGTCGTCACTATCGACACTGCCTCGGGCGCCTTTAGCCGGGATGAGACAGTGCGACCGGGCACCACCGTCGAAAAGCTCTCTCGTCTGGCGGCGGCGTTCCGCGAAGACGGCACGGTAACCGCCGGCAATGCCAGCCAGATGGGGGATGCCGCAGCGAGCATTCTCCTGGCGAGCACAGACGCGGTCAAGCGTTTCGGCTTGCGACCACGAGCTGCACTGCGATCGGTCGCCGCCGTCGGAGTGGATCCGAAGCAAATGGGCGTGGGCCCTGTCGAGGCGATCCCCAAGGCGCTCGCGCGCGCCGGAATCTCGCTCTCCGACGTGGACCTGTTCGAGATCAACGAAGCATTCGCTGCGCAGATCGTGCAGAACGTGCGAGCGCTCGGCCTCGATGAAGAACGTGTCAACCGCAATGGTGGCGGAATCGCGCTGGGCCACCCCACCGGCGAGACCGGGGGCCGCCTCATCGCTACGCTGTTGCGTCAACTGGAGGAAACTGACTCCCGGTACGCAGTAGCAAGCATGTGCGTGGGTGGCGGCCAGGGCGCGGCCGCTGTGCTGGAACGGGTGCCGCGGTGA
- a CDS encoding 3-hydroxyacyl-CoA dehydrogenase NAD-binding domain-containing protein, with protein sequence MTPEKRPLDGLRVAVIGLGVMGRGIARVFAAAGADVVGTDATHELVAANSEHLAREVAQDGDLLVPRTVQGLKECVSGADVVVEVVSERPEIKSRLLTELAELLEPGTMLVTNTSSLSVSDLGRQYGRPAQVVGMHFFNPPTKMRLIEVVRGAETSDEITERALRLCEALGKDGVLCDDSPGFIVNRCCRPLYYESQILFSQGVDPAVVDALARRVLGHRMGPLETIDVAGLHTHLVASESALREFGDPRYRPIPVVRRLVRAGFLGRSTGRGFYDYASETPGAGRARVSITPQATPAELVVVGPDAEQIRGVAIDSPHADHVIVYRTSSATVEDLRAIESLRAKGPVVVDSSDGGWIELLPSGVGWIHVHDRAGEVTVEVVDDDVAGIAPTPEMDGVVAALGAVAVHVPAVPGLIVDRLGHALVNEACALVAEGIAEARGVDAALVLGMNHARGPFAYMEEMGPERILHGLRRLQHITGDDRYRPSPHLIRLASAIRRKNAQA encoded by the coding sequence GTGACGCCCGAGAAGCGACCCCTGGATGGTCTCCGCGTTGCGGTAATCGGGCTGGGCGTCATGGGGCGTGGGATCGCCCGGGTATTCGCCGCGGCTGGAGCCGATGTGGTGGGCACGGATGCCACCCACGAACTCGTGGCGGCCAACTCGGAGCACTTGGCGCGCGAGGTGGCGCAGGACGGCGACCTCCTGGTGCCGCGAACCGTGCAGGGACTCAAGGAGTGCGTCAGCGGCGCCGATGTCGTCGTCGAGGTCGTCTCGGAGCGCCCGGAGATCAAGTCGCGTCTGTTGACCGAGCTCGCTGAGCTTCTTGAGCCCGGGACCATGCTCGTGACGAATACCTCCTCGCTCAGTGTCAGCGATCTGGGGCGCCAGTATGGCCGGCCCGCGCAGGTTGTCGGCATGCACTTCTTCAATCCCCCAACCAAGATGCGCCTGATCGAGGTCGTCCGCGGTGCGGAGACATCCGACGAGATCACCGAGCGTGCGCTGCGACTGTGTGAGGCTCTCGGCAAAGACGGCGTACTTTGTGACGATTCGCCGGGATTCATCGTGAACCGCTGTTGTCGGCCGCTCTACTACGAGAGCCAGATCCTATTCAGCCAAGGGGTCGATCCCGCAGTTGTCGACGCGCTCGCACGACGCGTGCTCGGGCACCGGATGGGCCCGTTGGAGACGATCGACGTCGCCGGCCTGCACACTCATTTGGTCGCATCCGAGTCCGCGCTGCGTGAGTTTGGCGACCCTCGCTACCGCCCGATCCCCGTCGTCCGTCGCCTGGTGCGCGCGGGATTCCTTGGCCGCAGTACGGGCCGTGGCTTCTACGACTACGCCAGTGAGACTCCCGGTGCGGGGCGCGCCCGCGTCAGCATCACCCCACAGGCGACACCTGCGGAGTTGGTCGTCGTCGGCCCTGATGCTGAACAGATCAGAGGAGTCGCCATTGATTCTCCGCATGCAGACCACGTCATCGTCTACCGGACGTCGTCGGCTACAGTCGAAGACCTGCGTGCGATCGAGTCGCTTCGTGCCAAAGGCCCGGTTGTCGTGGACTCCTCAGACGGCGGGTGGATCGAGTTGCTTCCCTCCGGCGTGGGATGGATACACGTGCACGACCGCGCCGGTGAAGTCACGGTAGAAGTTGTCGACGACGACGTCGCAGGTATCGCGCCGACGCCGGAGATGGACGGTGTAGTCGCCGCGCTCGGAGCAGTGGCGGTGCATGTGCCGGCCGTACCGGGCTTGATCGTCGACCGGCTCGGTCACGCCCTCGTCAACGAGGCGTGCGCTCTCGTTGCAGAGGGAATTGCTGAGGCAAGAGGGGTGGACGCAGCGTTGGTCCTGGGAATGAACCACGCGAGGGGTCCATTCGCTTACATGGAGGAGATGGGACCGGAGCGCATCTTGCACGGCCTGCGCCGACTTCAGCACATCACGGGGGATGATCGCTACCGGCCGTCCCCCCATTTGATTCGGCTGGCCTCCGCCATCCGACGCAAGAACGCTCAGGCGTGA
- a CDS encoding acyl-CoA dehydrogenase family protein: MDFTPNEDHQEIRRAVRQVCAKFDSAYWRACDAEHRFPWEFYNAMADAGWVGIAIPEEYGGGDAGIAEASVVLEEVAASGAAMNGASSMHLSVFGMNPVVQFGSEEMKRAYLPRVARGELHVAFGVTEPDSGTDTTSITTRAHLEGDHYVVHGQKVWTTKAQDCEKVLLLVRTTPLEECVKPTDGLTLLFADLQRDEVDIRPIPKLGRNAVASCEVRYDGLKVAVSDRVGEEGQGFKYLLHGLNPERILIASEAIGIGRVAIETASAYARERIVFGRPIGQNQGISFPLAEAHMRLNAATLVVREAAWRYDQGLDCGAQANTAKFLAADAAHYAADRAMQTHGGFGYAKEYNVDRYWVESRLMKIAPVSQEMVLNYIAQRELGLPRSY; the protein is encoded by the coding sequence ATGGATTTCACTCCCAACGAAGACCATCAGGAGATCCGCCGGGCAGTCAGGCAGGTCTGCGCGAAATTCGACAGCGCCTACTGGCGCGCCTGTGACGCCGAACACCGCTTCCCCTGGGAGTTCTACAACGCCATGGCGGATGCCGGCTGGGTAGGGATCGCGATCCCGGAAGAGTATGGCGGAGGGGACGCGGGCATCGCCGAAGCGTCGGTCGTGCTGGAGGAGGTGGCGGCATCCGGTGCCGCGATGAACGGTGCGAGCTCCATGCACCTCTCCGTGTTCGGCATGAATCCTGTTGTGCAGTTCGGGTCCGAGGAGATGAAGCGGGCCTATCTGCCCCGTGTGGCCCGCGGAGAACTCCACGTCGCCTTCGGGGTGACCGAGCCGGACTCCGGCACCGACACGACGTCGATCACAACGCGCGCGCACCTGGAAGGCGACCACTATGTTGTGCATGGGCAGAAGGTCTGGACGACCAAGGCGCAGGACTGCGAGAAGGTGCTGCTCCTCGTTCGCACCACACCTCTTGAAGAGTGCGTCAAGCCGACGGACGGACTGACCCTTCTCTTCGCCGATCTTCAGCGAGACGAGGTCGACATCCGGCCGATCCCGAAGCTCGGTCGAAACGCCGTGGCATCCTGTGAGGTCCGGTACGACGGACTCAAGGTCGCCGTGTCCGACAGGGTCGGTGAAGAGGGCCAGGGGTTCAAGTACCTTCTGCACGGCCTGAACCCGGAGCGGATCCTCATCGCCTCCGAGGCCATCGGAATTGGTCGCGTCGCGATCGAGACGGCCTCGGCATACGCGCGGGAACGAATCGTCTTCGGCCGGCCGATCGGTCAAAACCAGGGCATTTCATTCCCTCTCGCCGAGGCCCACATGCGCCTGAACGCAGCGACCCTCGTCGTGCGCGAGGCCGCATGGCGATACGACCAAGGCCTCGACTGCGGAGCCCAGGCAAACACCGCGAAATTCCTCGCGGCGGATGCAGCGCACTACGCTGCCGATCGAGCGATGCAGACGCACGGCGGATTCGGCTATGCGAAGGAGTACAACGTCGACCGATACTGGGTGGAATCACGACTGATGAAGATCGCGCCCGTTTCTCAAGAGATGGTGCTGAACTACATTGCACAGCGCGAGCTCGGTCTTCCGCGTTCTTACTGA
- a CDS encoding acyl-CoA dehydrogenase family protein, giving the protein MPTYSVVWPSGQRRSNLSVIWNPSLDADAQRWQEIAREASATHFAPLATELDSTARYPWESVKVLTDTGLAGMFVPEEYGGGGASLTALCATLEEVAYGCAATCGILAVYLLGTMPFRLAGTPEQKERYLRPLATEGKGISFGLTERGAGSDAGAITTTALPEGEGFRIRGEKWFIGNGGASETFIIFAKTDPEAGSRGITAFVVDAKAEGVVVDTYLDKMGIRGTQTTNIKLDTWVPSDAMLGERGRGLSLALATLAVGRITLAGQALGISRAAYDASAQRAVERFTFGRPIIDNQGISFKLADMVTDITTGRVLMYEAARAWDAGEDTAMLGQVAKLHTSEASNRVVDAAVQIFGGDGFVRPTLVERLYRDQRATEIYEGTSEVIRMVIGREIKREWSTS; this is encoded by the coding sequence GTGCCAACATACTCAGTAGTATGGCCTTCAGGTCAAAGGAGATCGAACTTGTCCGTAATTTGGAATCCATCACTCGACGCAGATGCGCAGCGCTGGCAAGAGATCGCCCGTGAGGCGAGCGCTACACACTTTGCTCCGCTGGCAACCGAGCTGGACTCCACCGCTCGCTACCCGTGGGAGAGCGTGAAGGTGCTCACTGATACCGGGCTTGCCGGCATGTTCGTTCCCGAGGAATACGGCGGGGGCGGCGCCAGTCTGACCGCCCTGTGTGCAACGTTGGAAGAAGTGGCCTATGGCTGCGCCGCGACGTGTGGGATTCTCGCCGTCTACCTGCTCGGCACAATGCCCTTCCGGCTGGCGGGCACGCCCGAGCAGAAGGAGCGCTACTTGCGTCCTCTCGCCACCGAGGGCAAGGGCATCAGCTTTGGCCTTACCGAGCGCGGTGCCGGCTCGGATGCGGGGGCGATCACGACGACCGCCCTTCCGGAGGGCGAGGGCTTCCGCATTCGCGGAGAAAAGTGGTTCATCGGCAACGGAGGCGCCTCCGAGACATTCATCATCTTTGCCAAGACGGATCCTGAAGCGGGAAGTCGCGGAATCACCGCGTTCGTGGTGGATGCCAAAGCTGAGGGCGTCGTCGTCGACACCTATCTCGACAAGATGGGCATCCGGGGCACGCAGACGACGAACATCAAGCTCGACACCTGGGTTCCGAGCGACGCCATGCTCGGGGAACGCGGGCGCGGCCTCTCACTCGCACTGGCGACGCTCGCGGTGGGGCGCATTACGCTGGCCGGTCAGGCGCTCGGCATCTCACGCGCGGCATACGACGCGTCCGCCCAACGCGCAGTAGAGCGGTTCACCTTCGGGCGACCCATCATCGACAACCAGGGAATTTCGTTCAAGTTGGCCGACATGGTGACCGACATCACTACCGGTCGCGTCCTCATGTACGAGGCCGCGCGCGCATGGGACGCTGGGGAAGACACCGCCATGCTGGGCCAGGTCGCCAAGCTGCACACGAGCGAGGCTTCCAATCGTGTGGTCGATGCGGCGGTGCAGATCTTCGGTGGTGACGGCTTCGTGCGACCCACGCTCGTCGAGCGTCTCTACCGCGATCAGCGAGCCACCGAAATCTACGAGGGTACCTCCGAAGTGATTCGCATGGTCATCGGTCGAGAGATCAAGCGCGAGTGGAGCACATCATGA